In the Passer domesticus isolate bPasDom1 chromosome 4, bPasDom1.hap1, whole genome shotgun sequence genome, one interval contains:
- the SGMS2 gene encoding phosphatidylcholine:ceramide cholinephosphotransferase 2 has product MNTIETAKLEEHMEGQPNETSNGYSRPTLSVSEENKNGTSKPKGLSNGLRKTAKKYPDYIQIAMPAESRNKFPLEWWKTGIAFVYALFNLILTTVMITVVHERVPPKELSPPLPDKFFDYIDRVKWAFSVSEINGMILLGLWIFQWLFLRYKSIVGRRFFFIIGTLYLYRCITMYVTTLPVPGMHFQCAPKLNGDSQAKVQRILRLISGGGLSITGSHILCGDFLFSGHTVVLTLVYLFIKEYSPRHFWWYHLICWLMSAAGIICILVAHEHYTVDVIIAYYITTRLFWWYHSMANEKTLKVSSQTNFLSRAWWYPIFYFFEKNVQGSVPCSFSWPISWPPSCFKSSCKKYSRVQKTGEDNEKST; this is encoded by the exons ATGAATACCATTGAGACAGCAAAGCTTGAAGAGCACATGGAGGGTCAGCCAAATGAGACTTCTAATGGCTACTCACGACCTACTCTCTCAGTCAGTGAAGAGAACAAAAATGGCACTAGCAAACCAAAGGGCTTGTCTAATGGCTTGCGAAAAACAGCAAAGAAGTATCCTGATTACATCCAGATTGCTATGCCTGCTGAATCTAGGAACAAATTTCCTCTGGAATGGTGGAAAACAGGCATCGCCTTTGTCTATGCTCTCTTCAACTTGATTTTAACAACTGTCATGATCACTGTGGTCCATGAGAGAGTACCTCCAAAGGAGCTAAGCCCTCCCTTGCCTGACAAATTTTTTGATTACATTGATCGTGTGAAATGGGCTTTTTCTGTATCAGAAATAAATGGAATGATATTACTTGGATTATGGATATTCCAGTGGTTGTTTCTTAGATACAA ATCAATAGTGGGACGCAGGTTCTTTTTTATAATAGGAACTTTGTATCTGTACCGCTGTATTACCATGTACGTCACCACCTTACCTGTGCCTGGAATGCATTTTCAGTGTGCGCCCAAG TTGAATGGAGACTCTCAAGCAAAGGTTCAGAGAATCCTGCGACTGATTTCTGGTGGTGGTCTATCCATAACTGGATCACACATCCTGTGTGGAGACTTCCTGTTTAGTGGACACACTGTAGTATTAACGCTGGTCTATCTATTCATCAAAGAGT ATTCACCACGTCATTTCTGGTGGTATCACTTAATCTGCTGGCTGATGAGCGCTGCTGGCATCATTTGTATCCTGGTTGCTCATGAACACTACACTGTAGATGTCATCATTGCCTACTATATCACCACACGGCTCTTCTGGTGGTACCACTCCATGGCTAATGAAAAG ACTTTAAAGGTGTCTTCGCAGACGAATTTTCTCTCTCGAGCATGGTGGTAtccaatattttatttcttcgaGAAGAATGTGCAAGGCTCTGTTCCTTGCAGTTTTTCCTGGCCAATATCTTGGCCTCCCAGCTGCTTCAAATCTTCATGCAAAAAGTATTCACGGGTTCAGAAGACAGGAGAGGACAATGAAAAATCTacctga